One Methanohalophilus mahii DSM 5219 genomic window carries:
- the pscS gene encoding O-phospho-L-seryl-tRNA:Cys-tRNA synthase has protein sequence MNLDIYNNLKRGVESTYINLNPIQRGGVLTAEARKAVLEFADGYSVCDYCFESRVDLVQKPPVRNLSADIAEFLNMDDVRFTAGCRHAKWAAMHMVTEPGDTIVLDSLAHYTSYLAAEANQLKVVEVPHNGYPEFTIDPQMYAEKFEEVERKTGSLPALALLTHVDYRYGNVADAAAVGKICKEYGVPFLLNTAYSSGIMPIDGKKLGVDFLCASGHKSWAASAPMGILATTFEWSQQVFEKSTIRGDWSGRGFTKKEVALFGCSPVFGAPVMSLMASFPAVVKRVKHWNEEVENARYLASQLERIEGFHQMGVKPTEHTLVAFETFPFYEVSATTKRRGYFLYHELKKRKITGVHPGMSKNFKLNTYGLSREQVEYVADAFIDIAREHGIKVGAST, from the coding sequence GTGAATCTGGATATTTACAATAATCTGAAACGTGGAGTTGAGAGTACATACATAAACCTGAATCCTATCCAGCGAGGCGGAGTACTTACAGCTGAAGCCAGGAAAGCAGTACTTGAATTTGCAGACGGCTATTCGGTATGTGATTATTGTTTCGAATCCAGGGTTGACCTGGTTCAGAAACCGCCGGTCAGGAATCTTTCCGCAGATATAGCAGAATTCCTTAATATGGACGATGTCAGGTTCACAGCCGGCTGCCGACACGCAAAATGGGCAGCTATGCATATGGTGACCGAACCCGGTGACACCATCGTTTTGGATTCCCTTGCCCATTATACATCTTATCTGGCAGCAGAAGCAAACCAGTTAAAAGTGGTTGAAGTACCACATAACGGCTATCCCGAATTCACCATAGATCCACAGATGTATGCCGAAAAATTCGAAGAAGTCGAACGAAAGACCGGTTCTCTTCCTGCACTGGCACTGCTTACCCATGTGGATTATCGTTATGGGAATGTAGCTGATGCCGCAGCTGTGGGAAAAATATGCAAAGAATACGGAGTTCCGTTCCTGTTGAACACGGCATACTCCTCAGGCATCATGCCTATTGATGGCAAGAAACTTGGTGTAGATTTCCTGTGCGCTTCAGGACACAAAAGCTGGGCAGCATCAGCTCCTATGGGAATTCTTGCGACCACTTTTGAGTGGAGCCAGCAGGTGTTTGAAAAATCAACTATCCGTGGAGACTGGAGTGGTCGGGGTTTCACGAAAAAAGAAGTTGCACTGTTTGGATGTTCACCTGTGTTCGGGGCACCGGTGATGTCACTTATGGCTTCATTTCCTGCTGTTGTCAAACGTGTCAAGCACTGGAATGAAGAGGTAGAAAACGCCCGTTACCTTGCTTCCCAGCTTGAACGAATAGAAGGGTTCCACCAGATGGGTGTAAAACCAACCGAGCATACACTGGTGGCTTTTGAGACATTCCCATTTTATGAAGTTTCAGCCACAACAAAAAGGCGAGGATATTTCCTCTACCATGAACTTAAAAAACGGAAAATTACCGGAGTGCACCCTGGAATGAGTAAGAATTTCAAGTTGAATACCTACGGACTTAGCAGGGAACAGGTTGAATACGTGGCAGATGCTTTCATAGACATTGCCAGAGAACATGGTATCAAGGTGGGGGCTAGTACATGA
- a CDS encoding inorganic phosphate transporter yields the protein MLIILAALAAAIFMGINVGGNNAAASMGAAYGAKARTKNQAILLIAVFSLLGAVLNGGEVIKTLGEGIVPGSTITLIAAIIAIAAASISLFIGNWLKVPISASQAAVGAVVGIGVFYGVLDTKLLSYIVLWWMATPILSFVLAYIAGRYIHPKVLVWLVDHESEEQIRKIIGMLLTVTGCYVAYSAGANNVANAVGPLVGAGFLDPTNGAILGGLTLGVGALLIGGRILQTVGDDIAEICAIRAVFVEFISAVIVHSASIAGVPVALGQVVPAAVIGIGCAKKGIATVKSKTVKRIIVMWVVSPLIASSLAYATIRLVS from the coding sequence ATGTTAATAATATTGGCAGCACTGGCAGCGGCAATATTCATGGGGATCAATGTTGGCGGAAATAATGCTGCAGCTTCGATGGGTGCTGCTTACGGTGCAAAAGCAAGAACTAAGAATCAGGCAATATTATTGATAGCCGTTTTCTCCTTACTTGGTGCGGTCTTAAATGGTGGGGAAGTCATTAAAACACTAGGGGAAGGAATTGTCCCCGGCAGTACAATAACACTTATTGCCGCCATCATTGCAATCGCAGCAGCTTCTATTAGCCTATTTATCGGAAATTGGCTCAAGGTGCCGATCTCTGCAAGTCAGGCTGCAGTAGGAGCAGTTGTCGGCATAGGTGTATTTTACGGAGTCTTGGATACAAAATTACTTTCCTACATCGTATTATGGTGGATGGCCACACCTATCCTGTCATTTGTCCTTGCATATATTGCTGGCAGATATATCCATCCTAAAGTATTGGTATGGCTTGTCGATCACGAATCCGAAGAACAAATAAGAAAAATAATAGGCATGCTCCTAACAGTTACCGGTTGTTATGTGGCTTACTCTGCAGGGGCAAATAATGTTGCAAATGCTGTCGGCCCCCTTGTTGGAGCCGGATTCCTAGACCCTACAAACGGAGCGATACTTGGAGGCCTTACCCTCGGAGTTGGTGCATTACTGATTGGTGGTCGTATCCTCCAGACAGTTGGAGACGATATTGCAGAAATCTGTGCAATACGTGCCGTCTTTGTTGAATTCATTTCGGCTGTCATTGTACATTCTGCATCTATTGCAGGTGTTCCGGTGGCACTCGGACAGGTTGTGCCTGCAGCAGTCATAGGAATAGGATGTGCCAAAAAAGGAATTGCTACTGTAAAAAGCAAGACTGTCAAACGTATTATTGTAATGTGGGTAGTTTCGCCACTGATAGCAAGTTCCCTGGCATACGCAACAATCCGATTGGTGTCCTGA